A DNA window from Impatiens glandulifera chromosome 7, dImpGla2.1, whole genome shotgun sequence contains the following coding sequences:
- the LOC124944584 gene encoding phosphoribosylamine--glycine ligase, which yields MACCSYSAAAASARFLDSHSRRRSSFRLTSANFRSRLSQNSSSILSSDWLLNSHSSSLPISNTVSSSRLNPFRSFSIFNSLSDNSSTEDRVTVLVIGGGGREHALCYKLKRSPSCDAVFCAPGNVGISSSGDATCVTDVDILNSTKVIDFCRKRDVGLVVIGPEAPLVAGLANDLVKAGIPTFGPSSEAAALEGSKDFMKRLCYKYGIPTAKYQTFTDPSAAKEYIKKQGAPVVVKADGLAAGKGVIVAMKLEEAYEAVDSMLVKNVFGNAGSRVIIEEFLEGEEASFFALVDGENAIPLESAQDHKRVGDGDTGPNTGGMGAYSPAPVLTKELESFVMEKIILPTVKGMSAEGCRFVGVLFAGLMIEKKSGLPKLIEYNVRFGDPECQALMVRLESDLAQALLAACKGGLKGVTLNWSTGSSMIVVMASKGYPGSYEKGSVISNLQEAENVDPNVKIFHAGTELSSEGEFIANGGRVLGVTAKGTNLREARDLAYRSVDEINWPGGFYRQDIGWRALS from the exons ATGGCTTGCTGTTCTTACTCCGCCGCCGCTGCTTCGGCGAGATTCCTCGATTCTCATAGCCGCCGCCGCTCATCATTCCGATTAACATCAGCCAATTTTCGGAGCCGTCTATCCCAGAATTCATCCTCGATTTTGTCTTCTGATTGGCTTCTGAATTCCCATTCCTCCTCTCTACCTATCAGTAACACCGTATCCTCTAGCCGCCTCAACCCATTTCGGTCTTTCTCCATATTCAATAGCCTTTCGGACAACAGCTCCACAG AAGACCGTGTAACTGTGTTAGTTATTGGTGGAGGAGGAAGAGAACACGCCCTTTGTTATAAGTTAAAAAGATCTCCCTCTTGTGATGCTGTATTTTGTGCACCAGGAAATGTTGGGATTTCCAGCTCTGGTGATGCTACTTGCGTTACAGATGTTGACATCTTGAACAGCACAAAGGTAATTGACTTTTGTCGTAAAAGGGACGTTGGATTGGTTGTTATTGGACCAGAGGCTCCTCTTGTCGCAGGTCTTGCAAATGATTTGGTAAAGGCTGGAATTCCTACATTTGGTCCTTCATCAGAAGCTGCTGCTTTGGAAGGTTCCAAAGACTTCATGAAGAGACTGTGTTACAAATATGGAATTCCCACTGCTAAG TATCAAACTTTTACAGATCCATCTGCGGCTAAGGAATATATAAAGAAGCAAGGTGCACCTGTTGTTGTTAAAGCAGATGGATTGGCTGCTGGAAAAGGGGTTATTGTTGCGATGAAACTGGAAGAGGCTTATGAAGCTGTCGATTCAATGCTtgtaaaaaatgtttttggtaaTGCGGGTAGTCGTGTTATAATAGAAGAGTTTTTGGAAGGAGAAGAGGCTTCTTTCTTTGCTTTGGTTGATGGAGAAAATGCTATACCATTAGAATCTGCTCAGGATCATAAGCGGGTAGGAGATGGTGATACAGGACCGAATACTGGTGGAATGGGTGCATATTCTCCGGCTCCTGTCTTAACAAAAGAACTTGAGTCTTTTGTAATGGAAAAGATAATTCTTCCTACTGTTAAAGGAATGTCAGCCGAAGGCTGCAGATTTGTTGGCGTCTTATTTGCTGGACTCATGATTGAGAAGAAGTCTGGATTACCCAAGCTAATTGAGTACAATGTCCGGTTTGGAGATCCCGAGTGCCAG GCATTGATGGTGAGATTGGAATCTGATCTGGCACAAGCCTTACTTGCAGCTTGTAAGGGAGGACTTAAAGGTGTAACTTTGAACTGGTCAACTGGATCTTCGATGATAGTTGTCATGGCAAGTAAAGGATATCCTGGAAGTTATGAGAAAGGAAGTGTGATTAGTAACCTCCAAGAAGCAGAAAATGTTGATCCAAATGTTAAGATTTTCCATGCTGGGACAGAGCTGAGCTCAGAAGGAGAATTCATTGCGAATGGAGGGCGAGTTCTTGGCGTAACTGCTAAAGGAACAAATCTTAGAGAAGCACGTGACTTGGCGTATAGATCTGTCGATGAAATTAACTGGCCGGGTGGATTTTATAGACAAGATATTGGTTGGAGAGCCCTTTCTTAG
- the LOC124944583 gene encoding coatomer subunit delta-like codes for MVVLAASIVSKSGKALVSRQFVDMSRIRIEGLLAAFPKLIGTGKQHTYVETENVRYVYQTIESLYLLLVTNKQSNILEDLETLRLLSKLVPEYAVSLDEEGISLTAFELIFAFDEVISLGHKENVTLAQVKQYCEMESHEERLHKLVMQSKINDTKDIMKRKANEIDKSKIEKRGDKGGFMSLQSMSSGKIDSSFGGDMSISSNGTGFGSGSGFGLSTDVESLSSKSKGRPAASATAPPKGLGMQLGKTQKANQFLQSLRAEGEVILDDVRPTAGTTKSAAPPLTDPVTLSVEEKLNVTLKRDGGVSNFDVQGTLSLQILNQEDGQIQVQIVTGGNPGVVFKTHPNINKDLFSNESILGLKDPNRPFPTGQSGEGVGLLKWRMQSVDESVVPLTINCWPSVSGNETYVSIEYEASSMFDLQNVVISVPLPSLREAPNVRQIDGEWRYDSRNSVLEWSILLIDNSNRSGSMEFVVPPADSSLFFPISVRFSAVNTFSDVKIAGVLPLKGGPPPKFSQRTLLSTENYQVV; via the exons ATG GTTGTCCTAGCTGCATCTATTGTGAGTAAATCTGGAAAAG CTCTTGTCTCCAGGCAATTTGTGGATATGTCTCGTATAAGAATAGAAGGGCTTCTTGCAGCTTTTCCAAAGCTTATTGGGACTGGGAAACAACATACTTATGTCGAGACTGAAAATGTGCGGTATGTCTATCAGACAATAGAAAGTCTGTATTTACTACTTGTAACCAACAAACAGAGCAACATCCTTGAAGATCTGGAGACACTGAGGTTGCTATCCAAACTG GTCCCGGAATATGCTGTTTCTTTGGATGAAGAGGGCATTTCTTTAACAGCTTTTGAGCTAATTTTTGCATTTGATGAAGTCATCTCCCTTGGTCATAAGGAAAATGTGACTCTTGCACAAGTTAAACAGTACTGTGAAATGGAGAGCCATGAAGAAAGACTGCACAAGTTAGTAATGCAGAGTAAGATCAACGATACTAAGGATATTATGAAGCGGAAGGCAAATGAAATTGACAAAAGCAAG ATTGAAAAGAGGGGTGATAAAGGAGGGTTCATGTCTTTACAATCAATGAGTTCGGGTAAAATTGACTCCAGTTTTGGCGGTGATATGAGCATCTCTAGCAATGGAACTGGCTTTGGAAGCGGTTCTGGTTTTGGATTAAGCACTGATGTTGAATCACTGTCTAGCAAGTCAAAAG GTCGACCAGCTGCATCAGCTACTGCCCCTCCAAAAGGTCTTGGTATGCAGCTAGGCAAAACACAGAAGGCAAACCAGTTTTTGCAATCTTTGAGAGCTGAAGGTGAAGTTATTCTTGATGATGTACGACCAACTGCTGGTACAACCAAATCAGCTGCTCCCCCACTAACTGATCCCGTTACATTGTCTGTGGAAGAGAAGCTCAATGTGACACTGAAGCGCGATGGTGGTGTGAGTAACTTTGACGTCCAGGGAACCTTGTCTCTCCAGATTCTTAACCAGGAAGATGGCCAAATCCAAGTCCAG ATAGTAACTGGGGGAAATCCTGGGGTCGTGTTTAAGACCCACCCAAATATTAACAAAGATTTATTTTCCAATGAGAGCATTTTAGGCCTTAAAGATCCTAACAGGCCATTCCCTACGGGTCAATCTGGTGAGGGTGTTGGTCTTTTGAAGTGGAGGATGCAAAGTGTTGACGAATCTGTTGTGCCATTAACCA TTAACTGTTGGCCCTCTGTTTCTGGAAATGAAACTTATGTCAGTATTGAGTATGAAGCTTCATCAATGTTTGATCTGCAAAATGTTGTGATCTCTGTTCCTCTTCCTTCACTTAGAGAGGCACCGAATGTGCGCCAGATTGATGGTGAATGGAG GTATGACTCCAGAAATTCTGTCTTGGAGTGGTCTATACTTCTTATTGATAACTCTAACAGAAG TGGATCTATGGAGTTTGTGGTCCCTCCAGCAGATTCATCGCTCTTCTTTCCCATTTCTGTGCGATTTAGTGCTGTAAACACCTTCAGCGATGTCAAG ATTGCTGGTGTATTGCCATTGAAAGGTGGACCGCCACCCAAGTTTTCTCAAAGAACACTTCTGAGCACTGAGAACTACCAAGTTGTGTAA